From the genome of Nicotiana sylvestris chromosome 2, ASM39365v2, whole genome shotgun sequence, one region includes:
- the LOC104246204 gene encoding uncharacterized protein — protein sequence MGSSQSVAVPSEEDEEQEDEEEEDGEHEENDTPDERRQLLGGDDDTTLLKKVLEQEPEMLPCHASASPLSPQLSSFGTPRLGPSIKVWDPYNVLAPPPPLPPPPHFHRTFSSDSVDDDRTLTEVYLISNGECHMNLRPDLIAGRCPEAALTPNGKRQARALAVFLKSQGIRFNSMYTSPLDRARATALSVCQELNFSEERIQSSDALLEMSQGHWEGCHRSDIFTPETISLMERFQPDFSAPSGESLRQVEFRMVQFLNGTVMALPEKFRSDFSPPDQSESQAFSNRGSHALVNSVHDRDGPPSFSSSHWDLHHRNRQGLSRKKSGKSRLQIVTTTGDHEADDEMSPREPINPNSIRDLNVQITTNVSQCIGIFTHSIPIKCLLTALLGCSAMMSSKICIDDSSVTVLQHSWKLGWQIKRMNDTAHLRLL from the exons ATGGGGTCTTCTCAGTCGGTAGCCGTACCCTCTGAGGAAGATGAAGAgcaagaagatgaagaagaagaagatggcgAGCACGAGGAGAATGATACCCCAGATGAGAGACGTCAATTATTAGGTGGTGACGACGATACTACTCTGCTCAAGAAGGTTCTGGAACAAGAGCCCGAGATGTTACCTTGCCACGCCTCTGCATCTCCTCTCTCCCCTCAGCTCTCCTCTTTCGGTACCCCTCGTTTGGGCCCTTCCATTAAGGTGTGGGACCCTTATAATGTCCTGGCTCCCCCGCCCCCACTTCCGCCTCCCCCTCATTTCCACCGCACCTTCTCCTCTGATTCTGTGGATGACGATAGGACCCTCACCGAAGTCTATTTGATTAGTAATGGCGAGTGTCATATGAATTTAAGGCCTGATTTGATTGCCGGCCGATGTCCCGAGGCTGCACTTACCCCTAATGGTAAGCGCCAAGCCAGAGCTTTGGCTGTTTTCCTCAAGTCTCAAGGGATTCGTTTCAATTCTATGTATACATCTCCCTTGGATCGGGCTCGAGCTACTGCCCTCTCTGTTTGCCAG GAATTGAACTTTTCAGAGGAACGTATACAATCCTCTGATGCACTACTGGAAATGAGTCAGGGGCATTGGGAGGGATGCCACCGCTCGGATATATTTACACCTGAAACAATTAGTCTAATGGAAAGGTTCCAGCCTGATTTTTCAGCACCATCTGGAGAGTCACTGAGGCAGGTGGAATTTCGGATGGTACAATTCCTAAATGGAACTGTTATGGCATTGCCTGAAAAATTCAGATCTGATTTCTCCCCACCAGATCAGAGTGAGAGCCAGGCTTTCTCAAACCGTGGTTCTCATGCACTTGTCAATTCAGTTCATGACCGAGATGGGCCGCCTTCATTCTCATCGTCTCATTGGGATTTGCACCACAGGAACCGACAAGGACTTTCGAGGAAGAAGTCTGGAAAGAGTAGGCTTCAGATCGTGACAACTACTGGGGATCATGAGGCTGATGATGAGATGTCACCTCGAGAACCCATTAATCCTAACTCCATCCGTGATTTAAATGTGCAAATCACTACTAATGTTTCTCAATGCATTGGTATTTTTACTCATTCAATCCCAATCAAGTGTCTTCTTACTGCCCTCCTTGGCTGCAGTGCAATGATGTCAAGTAAGATATGCATAGATGATTCTTCTGTTACGGTGCTACAGCATTCCTGGAAATTGGGATGGCAGATCAAGAGAATGAACGATACTGCACATCTTAGGCTTCTGTAG
- the LOC104246203 gene encoding pentatricopeptide repeat-containing protein At3g26782, mitochondrial yields the protein MKNTNLAPLCTVSYLCRRQYSTNPNLAKFFNRYLDKSDVFSWNFIIADLARSGDSVEALRAFSSMRKLSLKPNRSTFPCAVKSCSSLSDLTSGKQTHQQALIFGYETDLFVSSALIDMYSKCGQLADARKLFDQIPQKNVVSWTSMITGYVQNDQPHEALSLFKELLAGQAEELVSLDSVSMVSVLSACSRVSGKTLTQGLHGFVTKRGFDEDLGVGNTLIDAYAKCGEVDLSRKMFDVMPAKDIISWNSMIAVYAQHGLSSQALEIFRSLAWDREVDYNAVTLSAVLLACAHSGALQAGKCIHDQVIKMNLEDNVYVATSMIDMYCKCGRLRMARNAFNRMKEKNVKSWSALIAGYGMHGRAREALQVFYEMNLAGVKPNYITFVSVLAACSHAGLLDEGWYWFKAMEPRYCIQPGVEHYACMVDLLGRAGFLAKAYNLIEEMKVTPDFVVWGSLLAACRMHKNVDLGEIAARNLFELDSTNCGYYVLLSNIYADAGRWGDVDKMRILMKNRGLSKPPGFSLLELKGRVHAFLVGDREHPQHEKIYAYLEELSVKLQIAGYVPNMTSDLHDVEEEEKGLTLRVHSEKLAVAFGIMNSVPGSTIQVIKNLRICGDCHTTIKLIAKIVNREIVVRDAKRFHHFKDGLCSCGDYW from the exons ATGAAGAATACCAATTTGGCTCCACTCTGTACAGTCTCCTACTTGTGTCGACGCCAATATTCCACAAATCCTAACTTGGCCAAGTTCTTCAACAGATACTTAGACAAATCCGATGTGTTCTCGTGGAACTTTATCATTGCCGACTTGGCTCGGAGCGGTGACTCCGTCGAAGCCCTTCGAGCTTTCTCTTCCATGCGAAAGCTTTCTCTCAAACCAAACCGTTCCACCTTCCCATGTGCCGTCAAATCCTGTTCCTCCCTTTCCGATCTCACTTCCGGCAAGCAGACCCACCAACAAGCTCTCATCTTTGGTTATGAAACCGACCTTTTTGTATCCTCCGCTCTCATTGATATGTACTCCAAGTGTGGTCAACTTGCTGATGCGCGAAAGCTGTTTGATCAAATTCCTCAAAAGAATGTTGTTTCTTGGACCTCCATGATAACTGGCTACGTCCAAAATGACCAACCCCATGAAGCGCTCTCGCTTTTTAAAGAGCTCTTGGCGGGCCAAGCAGAGGAACTAGTTTCTCTTGACTCGGTTTCCATGGTTTCCGTGCTATCCGCTTGTTCTCGTGTTTCAGGAAAGACCCTTACCCAAGGGCTCCATGGCTTTGTCACAAAAAGGGGATTCGATGAAGACCTGGGAGTTGGGAATACGTTAATTGATGCCTATGCTAAGTGCGGTGAGGTTGATTTATCCAGGAAGATGTTTGATGTGATGCCTGCGAAGGACATCATTTCATGGAATTCCATGATCGCAGTTTATGCTCAGCACGGACTTTCATCTCAGGCACTGGAAATTTTTCGTTCCCTGGCGTGGGATAGAGAGGTTGACTACAATGCTGTCACCTTATCAGCCGTGCTGTTGGCTTGTGCACATTCAGGAGCTCTTCAGGCTGGCAAGTGCATACATGATCAG GTTATAAAAATGAACCTAGAGGATAATGTATATGTGGCTACGTCCATGATTGACATGTACTGCAAATGTGGAAGATTAAGGATGGCGAGGAATGCATTCAATCGGATGAAGGAAAAGAATGTGAAATCATGGTCTGCCTTGATTGCAGGTTATGGTATGCACGGTAGAGCCAGGGAAGCCCTTCAAGTATTTTACGAGATGAACTTAGCTGGGGTAAAACCAAATTATATTACCTTTGTCTCTGTCCTAGCAGCTTGTAGCCATGCTGGGTTGCTGGATGAAGGGTGGTATTGGTTTAAGGCCATGGAGCCTAGATATTGCATACAACCAGGAGTGGAGCATTATGCTTGCATGGTTGATCTTCTTGGACGTGCTGGTTTCCTTGCCAAGGCATATAATTTGATAGAAGAAATGAAGGTGACGCCTGACTTTGTTGTTTGGGGTTCTCTTCTAGCTGCATGCAGGATGCACAAGAATGTCGACCTTGGGGAGATTGCTGCTAGGAACTTGTTTGAATTAGACTCAACAAACTGTGGGTATTATGTTTTGCTCTCGAACATATATGCTGATGCTGGGAGGTGGGGAGATGTAGATAAGATGAGGATACTTATGAAAAATCGTGGATTAAGTAAACCTCCTGGGTTCAGCCTGCTTGAACTCAAAGGCAGGGTGCATGCATTTCTTGTTGGTGATAGAGAACACCCTCAACATGAGAAGATTTATGCATATTTGGAAGAATTATCTGTAAAGCTGCAGATAGCTGGCTATGTACCCAACATGACATCTGATCTTCATGATGTTGAGGAGGAAGAGAAAGGACTGACATTACGAGTTCATAGTGAGAAGCTCGCTGTTGCTTTTGGGATTATGAATTCCGTCCCTGGTAGTACAATTCAGGTGATTAAGAATCTTAGGATATGTGGAGACTGTCATACAACAATTAAGCTAATTGCCAAGATTGTTAATAGGGAAATTGTAGTCAGAGATGCAAAGAGATTTCACCATTTTAAGGATGGCTTGTGCTCCTGTGGGGACTATTGGTGA
- the LOC104246201 gene encoding mitochondrial phosphate carrier protein 3, mitochondrial, with protein MCFRSKELLGEREEKVFSPLQPSPISPRFRSLSAPSQTHFAMENSRRQSLLPSFLYTPSSFSSFTPKTFAVTENTTSVLPAAQPSSTNKSFVIPAPSEPGKIEMYSPQFYAACTFGGILSCGLTHMAVTPLDLVKCNMQIDPAKYKSISSGFGVLLKEQGAKGFFRGWVPTLLGYSAQGACKFGFYEFFKKYYSDLAGAENAAKYKTLIYLAGSASAEVIADIALCPFEAVKVRVQTQPGFARGLSDGLPKFVRSEGTMGLYKGLVPLWGRQIPYTMMKFASFETIVEMIYKHAVPKPKNECSKSMQLGISFAGGYIAGVFCAIVSHPADNLVSFLNNAKGATVGDAVKKIGVVGLFTRGLPLRIVMIGTLTGAQWGIYDAFKVFVGLPTTGGVAPSAPAASEVAKV; from the exons atgtgttttaggtccaaagaGCTATTGGGAGAGCGAGAGGAGAAGGTTTTCAGTCCTCTGCAACCCTCGCCCATTTCTCCTCGCTTCCGATCTCTCTCTGCGCCGTCACAAACTCATTTCGCCATGGAGAACTCACGCCGTCAGTCTCTTCTTCCAAGCTTCCTCTACACTCCATcttcgttttcttctttcactCCCAAAACCTTTGCTGTTACCGAGAACACCACCAGTGTGTTGCCTGCTGCACAGCCGTCGTCCACCAACAAGAGCTTTGTGATTCCTGCACCTAGCGAACCTGGAAAGATCGAGATGTACTCGCCGCAATTCTACGCTGCCTGTACCTTCGGTGGTATCCTCAGCTGTGGTCTCACTCACATGGCTGTCACTCCGCTTGATCTCGTCAAATGTAACATGCAG ATTGACCCCGCGAAATACAAGAGCATATCATCTGGATTTGGAGTGCTGCTTAAGGAACAAGGTGCTAAGGGCTTCTTCAGGGGATGGGTTCCTACTCTTCTGGGTTACAGTGCTCAGGGTGCATGCAAGTTTGGATTCTATGAATTCTTCAAGAAGTACTACTCTGACCTTGCTGGAGCAGAAAATGCTGCAAAGTACAAGACTCTGATATACCTTGCTGGTTCTGCATCTGCGGAAGTGATTGCAGACATTGCTCTTTGCCCATTTGAAGCTGTAAAAGTTCGTGTTCAGACACAGCCTGGTTTTGCTAGGGGATTGTCAGATGGATTACCAAAATTCGTAAGATCTGAAGGAACCATGGG CCTGTACAAAGGTTTGGTTCCTCTTTGGGGACGTCAGATTCCAT ATACAATGATGAAGTTTGCGTCCTTTGAGACTATTGTGGAGATGATCTACAAGCATGCAGTCCCAAAGCCTAAAAATGAGTGCAGCAAATCTATGCAACTTGGTATTAGCTTTGCTGGTGGATATATAGCCGGTGTCTTCTGTGCTATTGTATCCCATCCTGCTGACAATCTTGTCTCATTCCTCAACAATGCCAAGGGTGCAACTGTTGGTGAT GCCGTGAAGAAGATAGGAGTAGTGGGTCTCTTTACCCGTGGGCTTCCTCTACGTATTGTCATGATTGGAACTCTTACTGGTGCTCAATGGGGAATCTATGATGCTTTCAAGGTTTTTGTTGGGCT